One Globicephala melas chromosome 6, mGloMel1.2, whole genome shotgun sequence genomic window carries:
- the PTCH1 gene encoding protein patched homolog 1 isoform X3, which translates to MGKATGRKAPLWLRAKFQRLLFKLGCYIQKNCGKFLVVGLLIFGAFAVGLKAANLETNVEELWVEVGGRVSRELNYTRQKIGEEAMFNPQLMIQTPKEDGANVLTTEALRQHLDSALQASRVHVYMYNRQWKLEHLCYKSGELITETGYMDQIIEYLYPCLIITPLDCFWEGAKLQSGTAYLLGKPPLQWTNFDPLEFLEELKKINYQVDSWEEMLNKAEVGHGYMDRPCLNPADPDCPATAPNKNATKPLDMALVLNGGCHGLSRKYMHWQEELIVGGTVKNSTGKLVSAHALQTMFQLMTPKQMYEHFKGYEYVSHINWNEDKAAAILEAWQRTYVEVVHQSVAQNSTQKVLSFTTTTLDDILKSFSDVSVIRVASGYLLMLAYACLTMLRWDCSKSQGAVGLAGVLLVALSVAAGLGLCSLIGISFNAATTQVLPFLALGVGVDDVFLLAHAFSETGQNKRIPFEDRTGECLKRTGASVALTSISNVTAFFMAALIPIPALRAFSLQAAVVVVFNFAMVLLIFPAILSMDLYRREDRRLDIFCCFTSPCVSRVIQVEPQAYTETHNNTRYSPPPPYSSHSFAHETQITMQSTVQLRTEYDPHTHVYYTTAEPRSEISVQPVTVAQDTLSCQSPESTSSTRDLLSQFSDSSLHCLEPPCSRWTLSSFAEKHYAPFLLKPKAKVVVIFLFLGLLGVSLYGTTRVRDGLDLTDIVPRETREYDFIAAQFKYFSFYNMYIVTQKADYPNIQHLLYNLHKSFSNVKYVMLEENKQLPKMWLHYFRDWLQGLQDAFDSDWETGKIMPNNYKNGSDDGVLAYKLLVQTGSRDKPIDISQLTKRRLVDADGIINPNAFYIYLTAWVSNDPVAYAASQANIRPHRPEWVHDKADYMPETRLRIPAAEPIEYAQFPFYLNGLRDTSDFVEAIEKVRTICNNYTSLGLSSYPNGYPFLFWEQYIGLRHWLLLSISVVLACTFLVCAVFLLNPWTAGIIVTVLALMTVELFGMMGLIGIKLSAVPVVILIASVGIGVEFTVHVALAFLTAIGDKNRRAMLALEHMFAPVLDGAVSTLLGVLMLAGSEFDFIVRYFFAVLAILTILGVLNGLVLLPVLLSFFGPYPEVSPANGLNRLPTPSPEPPPSVVRFALPPGHTNNGSDSSDSEYSSQTTVSGISEELRHYEAQQGAGGPSHQVIVEATENPVFARSTVVHPETRQHPPSNPRQQPHLDSGSLPPGRPGQQPRREAPRECLRPPPYRPRRDAFEISTEGHSGSSNRDRTGPRGTRSHNPRHPAFTATGSSVPSYCQPITTVTASASVTVAVHPPPGPSRNPRGGLRPGYEDYPETDHGLFEDPHVPFNVRCERRDPKVEVIELQDVECEERRRGSSSN; encoded by the exons gcaATGGAAATTGGAACATTTGTGTTATAAATCTGGAGAACTTATCACAGAAACAGGTTACATGGATCag ATAATAGAATATCTTTACCCTTGTTTAATTATTACACCTTTGGACTGCTTCTGGGAAGGGGCGAAGTTACAGTCTGGGACAGCATACCTACT AGGTAAGCCTCCTTTGCAGTGGACAAACTTTGACCCTTTGGAATtcctagaagagttaaagaaaataaactatcaAGTGGACAGCTGGGAGGAAATGCTGAATAAGGCTGAAGTTGGTCATGGTTACATGGACCGGCCCTGCCTCAATCCGGCTGATCCGGACTGCCCTGCCACAGCCCCCAACAAAAATGCAACCAAA CCTCTTGATATGGCCCTTGTTTTGAATGGTGGGTGTCATGGATTATCCAGAAAGTATATGCACTGGCAGGAGGAACTGATTGTGGGTGGCACAGTCAAGAACAGCACTGGAAAGCTTGTCAG CGCCCACGCCTTGCAGACCATGTTTCAGTTAATGACTCCCAAGCAAATGTACGAACACTTCAAGGGTTATGAGTATGTCTCGCACATCAACTGGAACGAGGACAAGGCAGCAGCCATCCTGGAGGCTTGGCAGAGGACGTATGTGGAG GTAGTTCATCAAAGCGTCGCTCAGAACTCCACTCAGAAGGTGCTTTCCTTTACCACGACGACCCTGGACGACATCCTCAAGTCCTTCTCTGATGTCAGCGTCATCCGAGTGGCCAGTGGCTATTTACTGATG CTTGCCTATGCCTGTTTAACCATGCTGCGCTGGGACTGCTCCAAGTCCCAGGGTGCCGTGGGGCTGGCTGGTGTCCTGTTGGTTGCACTGTCAGTGGCTGCAGGATTGGGCCTGTGCTCATTGATCGGGATTTCCTTTAATGCTGCAACAACTCAG GTTTTGCCATTTCTTGCTCTTGGCGTTGGTGTGGATGATGTCTTCCTTCTGGCGCATGCATTTAGTGAAACGGGACAGAATAAAAGAATCCCTTTTGAg GACAGGACCGGGGAGTGTCTCAAGCGCACGGGAGCCAGCGTGGCCCTTACATCCATCAGCAACGTCACAGCCTTCTTCATGGCTGCGTTGATCCCGATTCCCGCTCTGCGTGCGTTCTCCCTGCAG gcgGCTGTAGTAGTGGTATTCAATTTTGCTATGGTTTTGCTGATTTTTCCTGCAATTCTCAGCATGGATTTGTATCGACGTGAGGACAGGAGATTGGATATTTTCTGCTGTTTTACAAG CCCCTGTGTCAGCAGAGTGATTCAGGTTGAACCCCAGGCCTACACAGAGACTCACAATAACACCCGCtacagccccccgcccccctacAGCAGCCACAGCTTCGCCCACGAAACCCAGATCACCATGCAGTCTACGGTGCAGCTTCGCACAGAGTATGACCCCCACACGCACGTGTACTACACCACTGCCGAGCCGCGCTCCGAGATCTCCGTGCAGCCCGTCACCGTGGCCCAGGACACGCTCAGCTGCCAGAGCCCCGAGAGCACCAGCTCCACGAGGGACCTGCTCTCCCAGTTCTCTGACTCTAGCCTCCACTGCCTTGAGCCCCCCTGCAGCAGGTGGACACTCTCATCTTTTGCCGAGAAGCACTATGCCCCTTTCCTCTTGAAACCAAAAGCCAAG GTCGTGGTGATCTTCCTTTTCCTGGGCCTGCTGGGGGTCAGCCTTTATGGGACCACCCGAGTGCGTGATGGGCTGGACCTTACAGACATTGTGCCTCGGGAAACTAGAGAATATGACTTTATTGCTGCACAGTTCAAATACTTCTCTTTCTACAACATGTATATAGTCACTCAGAAGGCAGACTACCCCAATATCCAGCACTTACTTTACAACCTTCATAAGAGTTTCAGTAATGTGAAGTATGTCAtgttggaagaaaataaacagcttCCCAAAATGTGGCTGCACTACTTCAGAGACTGGCTCCAAG GACTTCAGGATGCATTTGACAGTGACTGGGAAACTGGGAAAATCATGCcaaacaattacaaaaatggaTCAGATGACGGGGTCCTTGCCTACAAACTCCTGGTGCAAACCGGCAGCCGTGATAAGCCCATCGACATCAGCCAG CTCACTAAACGGCGCCTGGTGGATGCAGACGGCATCATTAATCCCAACGCTTTCTACATCTACCTGACCGCTTGGGTCAGCAACGACCCCGTGGCGTACGCCGCCTCCCAAGCCAACATCCGGCCTCACCGTCCTGAGTGGGTCCACGACAAAGCCGACTACATGCCAGAAACCAGGCTGAGAA TCCCAGCAGCAGAGCCCATCGAATACGCTCAGTTCCCTTTCTACCTCAACGGCTTGCGTGACACCTCAGACTTCGTTGAAGCAATTGAAAAAGTCAGAACGATCTGCAACAACTACACAAGCCTGGGGCTCTCCAGCTACCCCAACGGCTaccccttcctcttctgggagCAGTACATCGGCCTCCGCCACTGGCTCCTCCTGTCCATCAGCGTGGTGCTGGCCTGCACGTTCCTCGTGTGTGCTGTCTTCCTCCTGAACCCCTGGACGGCCGGGATCATT GTGACAGTCTTGGCTTTGATGACGGTCGAGCTCTTTGGCATGATGGGCCTCATTGGAATCAAGCTGAGCGCCGTGCCTGTGGTCATCTTGATCGCTTCCGTCGGCATTGGAGTGGAGTTCACCGTTCATGTTGCTCTG GCCTTTCTAACAGCCATTGGCGATAAGAACCGCAGGGCCATGCTCGCCCTGGAGCACATGTTTGCACCCGTTCTGGATGGTGCCGTTTCCACTCTGTTAGGAGTGCTGATGCTTGCAGGATCCGAGTTTGATTTCATTGTCAG GTATTTCTTTGCTGTCCTGGCAATCCTAACAATCCTGGGTGTTCTCAATGGACTGGTTTTGCTGCCAGTCCTTTTGTCCTTCTTCGGACCGTATCCTGAG GTGTCTCCAGCCAATGGGCTGAACCGGCTGCCCACCCCTTCCCCTGAGCCGCCCCCCAGTGTGGTCCGGTTCGCTCTGCCCCCTGGTCACACGAACAACGGGTCTGATTCCTCTGACTCGGAGTACAGTTCTCAGACGACGGTGTCGGGCATCAGTGAGGAGCTTCGGCACTACGAGGCCCAGCAGGGCGCCGGGGGCCCTTCCCACCAAGTGATCGTGGAAGCCACAGAGAACCCTGTCTTCGCCCGCTCCACC GTGGTCCATCCTGAAACGAGGCAGCACCCACCCTCCAACCCTCGACAGCAGCCCCATCTGGACTCAGGGTCCCTGCCACCCGGACGGCCAGGCCAGCAGCCCAGAAGAGAGGCCCCCAGAGAATGCTTGAGGCCGCCCCCTTACAGACCGCGCAGAGACGCTTTCGAAATTTCTACTGAAGGGCATTCTGGCTCTAGCAATAGGGACCGCACGGGCCCCCGGGGAACCCGTTCTCACAACCCTCGGCACCCAGCGTTCACTGCCACGGGCAGCTCCGTGCCCAGCTACTGCCAGCCCATCACCACCGTGACGGCCTCAGCGTCCGTGACTGTTGCAGTGCACCCCCCGCCCGGGCCCAGTCGGAACCCCCGAGGGGGGCTTCGCCCGGGCTACGAGGACTACCCCGAGACTGACCACGGGCTGTTTGAGGACCCCCATGTGCCTTTTAACGTCCGTTGCGAGAGGAGGGATCCCAAGGTGGAGGTCATTGAGCTACAGGACGTGGAATGTGAGGAGAGGCGCCGGGGCAGCAGCTCCAACTGA
- the PTCH1 gene encoding protein patched homolog 1 isoform X4 has protein sequence MFNPQLMIQTPKEDGANVLTTEALRQHLDSALQASRVHVYMYNRQWKLEHLCYKSGELITETGYMDQIIEYLYPCLIITPLDCFWEGAKLQSGTAYLLGKPPLQWTNFDPLEFLEELKKINYQVDSWEEMLNKAEVGHGYMDRPCLNPADPDCPATAPNKNATKPLDMALVLNGGCHGLSRKYMHWQEELIVGGTVKNSTGKLVSAHALQTMFQLMTPKQMYEHFKGYEYVSHINWNEDKAAAILEAWQRTYVEVVHQSVAQNSTQKVLSFTTTTLDDILKSFSDVSVIRVASGYLLMLAYACLTMLRWDCSKSQGAVGLAGVLLVALSVAAGLGLCSLIGISFNAATTQVLPFLALGVGVDDVFLLAHAFSETGQNKRIPFEDRTGECLKRTGASVALTSISNVTAFFMAALIPIPALRAFSLQAAVVVVFNFAMVLLIFPAILSMDLYRREDRRLDIFCCFTSPCVSRVIQVEPQAYTETHNNTRYSPPPPYSSHSFAHETQITMQSTVQLRTEYDPHTHVYYTTAEPRSEISVQPVTVAQDTLSCQSPESTSSTRDLLSQFSDSSLHCLEPPCSRWTLSSFAEKHYAPFLLKPKAKVVVIFLFLGLLGVSLYGTTRVRDGLDLTDIVPRETREYDFIAAQFKYFSFYNMYIVTQKADYPNIQHLLYNLHKSFSNVKYVMLEENKQLPKMWLHYFRDWLQGLQDAFDSDWETGKIMPNNYKNGSDDGVLAYKLLVQTGSRDKPIDISQLTKRRLVDADGIINPNAFYIYLTAWVSNDPVAYAASQANIRPHRPEWVHDKADYMPETRLRIPAAEPIEYAQFPFYLNGLRDTSDFVEAIEKVRTICNNYTSLGLSSYPNGYPFLFWEQYIGLRHWLLLSISVVLACTFLVCAVFLLNPWTAGIIVTVLALMTVELFGMMGLIGIKLSAVPVVILIASVGIGVEFTVHVALAFLTAIGDKNRRAMLALEHMFAPVLDGAVSTLLGVLMLAGSEFDFIVRYFFAVLAILTILGVLNGLVLLPVLLSFFGPYPEVSPANGLNRLPTPSPEPPPSVVRFALPPGHTNNGSDSSDSEYSSQTTVSGISEELRHYEAQQGAGGPSHQVIVEATENPVFARSTVVHPETRQHPPSNPRQQPHLDSGSLPPGRPGQQPRREAPRECLRPPPYRPRRDAFEISTEGHSGSSNRDRTGPRGTRSHNPRHPAFTATGSSVPSYCQPITTVTASASVTVAVHPPPGPSRNPRGGLRPGYEDYPETDHGLFEDPHVPFNVRCERRDPKVEVIELQDVECEERRRGSSSN, from the exons gcaATGGAAATTGGAACATTTGTGTTATAAATCTGGAGAACTTATCACAGAAACAGGTTACATGGATCag ATAATAGAATATCTTTACCCTTGTTTAATTATTACACCTTTGGACTGCTTCTGGGAAGGGGCGAAGTTACAGTCTGGGACAGCATACCTACT AGGTAAGCCTCCTTTGCAGTGGACAAACTTTGACCCTTTGGAATtcctagaagagttaaagaaaataaactatcaAGTGGACAGCTGGGAGGAAATGCTGAATAAGGCTGAAGTTGGTCATGGTTACATGGACCGGCCCTGCCTCAATCCGGCTGATCCGGACTGCCCTGCCACAGCCCCCAACAAAAATGCAACCAAA CCTCTTGATATGGCCCTTGTTTTGAATGGTGGGTGTCATGGATTATCCAGAAAGTATATGCACTGGCAGGAGGAACTGATTGTGGGTGGCACAGTCAAGAACAGCACTGGAAAGCTTGTCAG CGCCCACGCCTTGCAGACCATGTTTCAGTTAATGACTCCCAAGCAAATGTACGAACACTTCAAGGGTTATGAGTATGTCTCGCACATCAACTGGAACGAGGACAAGGCAGCAGCCATCCTGGAGGCTTGGCAGAGGACGTATGTGGAG GTAGTTCATCAAAGCGTCGCTCAGAACTCCACTCAGAAGGTGCTTTCCTTTACCACGACGACCCTGGACGACATCCTCAAGTCCTTCTCTGATGTCAGCGTCATCCGAGTGGCCAGTGGCTATTTACTGATG CTTGCCTATGCCTGTTTAACCATGCTGCGCTGGGACTGCTCCAAGTCCCAGGGTGCCGTGGGGCTGGCTGGTGTCCTGTTGGTTGCACTGTCAGTGGCTGCAGGATTGGGCCTGTGCTCATTGATCGGGATTTCCTTTAATGCTGCAACAACTCAG GTTTTGCCATTTCTTGCTCTTGGCGTTGGTGTGGATGATGTCTTCCTTCTGGCGCATGCATTTAGTGAAACGGGACAGAATAAAAGAATCCCTTTTGAg GACAGGACCGGGGAGTGTCTCAAGCGCACGGGAGCCAGCGTGGCCCTTACATCCATCAGCAACGTCACAGCCTTCTTCATGGCTGCGTTGATCCCGATTCCCGCTCTGCGTGCGTTCTCCCTGCAG gcgGCTGTAGTAGTGGTATTCAATTTTGCTATGGTTTTGCTGATTTTTCCTGCAATTCTCAGCATGGATTTGTATCGACGTGAGGACAGGAGATTGGATATTTTCTGCTGTTTTACAAG CCCCTGTGTCAGCAGAGTGATTCAGGTTGAACCCCAGGCCTACACAGAGACTCACAATAACACCCGCtacagccccccgcccccctacAGCAGCCACAGCTTCGCCCACGAAACCCAGATCACCATGCAGTCTACGGTGCAGCTTCGCACAGAGTATGACCCCCACACGCACGTGTACTACACCACTGCCGAGCCGCGCTCCGAGATCTCCGTGCAGCCCGTCACCGTGGCCCAGGACACGCTCAGCTGCCAGAGCCCCGAGAGCACCAGCTCCACGAGGGACCTGCTCTCCCAGTTCTCTGACTCTAGCCTCCACTGCCTTGAGCCCCCCTGCAGCAGGTGGACACTCTCATCTTTTGCCGAGAAGCACTATGCCCCTTTCCTCTTGAAACCAAAAGCCAAG GTCGTGGTGATCTTCCTTTTCCTGGGCCTGCTGGGGGTCAGCCTTTATGGGACCACCCGAGTGCGTGATGGGCTGGACCTTACAGACATTGTGCCTCGGGAAACTAGAGAATATGACTTTATTGCTGCACAGTTCAAATACTTCTCTTTCTACAACATGTATATAGTCACTCAGAAGGCAGACTACCCCAATATCCAGCACTTACTTTACAACCTTCATAAGAGTTTCAGTAATGTGAAGTATGTCAtgttggaagaaaataaacagcttCCCAAAATGTGGCTGCACTACTTCAGAGACTGGCTCCAAG GACTTCAGGATGCATTTGACAGTGACTGGGAAACTGGGAAAATCATGCcaaacaattacaaaaatggaTCAGATGACGGGGTCCTTGCCTACAAACTCCTGGTGCAAACCGGCAGCCGTGATAAGCCCATCGACATCAGCCAG CTCACTAAACGGCGCCTGGTGGATGCAGACGGCATCATTAATCCCAACGCTTTCTACATCTACCTGACCGCTTGGGTCAGCAACGACCCCGTGGCGTACGCCGCCTCCCAAGCCAACATCCGGCCTCACCGTCCTGAGTGGGTCCACGACAAAGCCGACTACATGCCAGAAACCAGGCTGAGAA TCCCAGCAGCAGAGCCCATCGAATACGCTCAGTTCCCTTTCTACCTCAACGGCTTGCGTGACACCTCAGACTTCGTTGAAGCAATTGAAAAAGTCAGAACGATCTGCAACAACTACACAAGCCTGGGGCTCTCCAGCTACCCCAACGGCTaccccttcctcttctgggagCAGTACATCGGCCTCCGCCACTGGCTCCTCCTGTCCATCAGCGTGGTGCTGGCCTGCACGTTCCTCGTGTGTGCTGTCTTCCTCCTGAACCCCTGGACGGCCGGGATCATT GTGACAGTCTTGGCTTTGATGACGGTCGAGCTCTTTGGCATGATGGGCCTCATTGGAATCAAGCTGAGCGCCGTGCCTGTGGTCATCTTGATCGCTTCCGTCGGCATTGGAGTGGAGTTCACCGTTCATGTTGCTCTG GCCTTTCTAACAGCCATTGGCGATAAGAACCGCAGGGCCATGCTCGCCCTGGAGCACATGTTTGCACCCGTTCTGGATGGTGCCGTTTCCACTCTGTTAGGAGTGCTGATGCTTGCAGGATCCGAGTTTGATTTCATTGTCAG GTATTTCTTTGCTGTCCTGGCAATCCTAACAATCCTGGGTGTTCTCAATGGACTGGTTTTGCTGCCAGTCCTTTTGTCCTTCTTCGGACCGTATCCTGAG GTGTCTCCAGCCAATGGGCTGAACCGGCTGCCCACCCCTTCCCCTGAGCCGCCCCCCAGTGTGGTCCGGTTCGCTCTGCCCCCTGGTCACACGAACAACGGGTCTGATTCCTCTGACTCGGAGTACAGTTCTCAGACGACGGTGTCGGGCATCAGTGAGGAGCTTCGGCACTACGAGGCCCAGCAGGGCGCCGGGGGCCCTTCCCACCAAGTGATCGTGGAAGCCACAGAGAACCCTGTCTTCGCCCGCTCCACC GTGGTCCATCCTGAAACGAGGCAGCACCCACCCTCCAACCCTCGACAGCAGCCCCATCTGGACTCAGGGTCCCTGCCACCCGGACGGCCAGGCCAGCAGCCCAGAAGAGAGGCCCCCAGAGAATGCTTGAGGCCGCCCCCTTACAGACCGCGCAGAGACGCTTTCGAAATTTCTACTGAAGGGCATTCTGGCTCTAGCAATAGGGACCGCACGGGCCCCCGGGGAACCCGTTCTCACAACCCTCGGCACCCAGCGTTCACTGCCACGGGCAGCTCCGTGCCCAGCTACTGCCAGCCCATCACCACCGTGACGGCCTCAGCGTCCGTGACTGTTGCAGTGCACCCCCCGCCCGGGCCCAGTCGGAACCCCCGAGGGGGGCTTCGCCCGGGCTACGAGGACTACCCCGAGACTGACCACGGGCTGTTTGAGGACCCCCATGTGCCTTTTAACGTCCGTTGCGAGAGGAGGGATCCCAAGGTGGAGGTCATTGAGCTACAGGACGTGGAATGTGAGGAGAGGCGCCGGGGCAGCAGCTCCAACTGA